One Lytechinus pictus isolate F3 Inbred chromosome 11, Lp3.0, whole genome shotgun sequence genomic window, aattttcatttttcaatctctatttttaattaagaaaaaataatttaaagaatcaaatttacttaagagtcaagttatatgatgaacaGCTGTAATGaaaactgacagtgtaaaaaaaatcaagcatttgtcccaaggaaaaagagaaaataagccaaacattgctacctgtgcaagcctgttgttttaatgctactgtataatatgttatggtgacttgccaaatcaaatcaaatcaaatcaatcatacCCTTATTTTGCAACACATGGAGACGTGGCAATATTgataaaaggaaggaaagaaaagaaaaagaaagtagaTAAAATAGTACCCCATTTTCTACCAATGAAAGCCCTATAGCTCATTACAGTGGAGGcgaaatattgtattttattatataaaaggtttattcaaactttttctaccaagaactaaaacaattggattgacaagtgCATTAGTTTTTTATTGCCATATAACTTATTTCATCGAGATatattatttacacatgtatgaaaaaatgaaacatttatgatttcatgtaataacataatataaaggaaagtgggggatgtgacatcatcagcccatctaatgaatattcatgacgatgtgcacataactgatttcacaaaatatttataaactttaaaatcaaataaatttgttatttgttatccgattttgatgaaattttcagcattttgctctgtgaattttactctatttatttagatatatattttttcagccCGGAACATCCCTTTAAATCACAAACATTTGTTGAGAGGTTGAGCATAACAGGGTGAAACTGAAAGCTTTAAAGAAAACTTCCAGTGGACCCCATGCTTTGGGAAATCCACAGCAAACCTGGCCCCGTTGGCCCATCCTGAATGTGCCATATACTCACTTCTAGCCTAAAATAAATTTACACTTCTATAATAGTATATTTATGATGAGTTATGAGAATATatgaaacaattttaaaaaatctttcaattaatctttgtaaataaaattaggAAATGAACAGGAAATGATATGCACaagtaatctttaaaaaaaaatctgtaatttatattttttacactCATTCTGATAAGAATATCAATAGTAGCATGAAAAACAGCAATGATTCCATTATCTATGATGGTATCACTACTAGTATTATttgcttttattatttctttaattgtaGATATTGAATAAGATTTTTTGGGGtagggcactagcgtacctaaggggggggggcagactgccctccccccctgacgagtcacaactcatgcaggggatgtatccctgccccccctgacaaaaacttgaagactttttttttttgtcaaattttttcgcgaacgaaatatcctccaaaaaatttgccccccttctggaaaatcctaggtacgccagtgggGTAGGGTGATAATATGTACTGTTTTCTGATTTCATTTAGGTATAGATTGAATTGAgatctttccattttcttttttttattctgaatgAAGTTCttattctttcatattaatTTTAATAGTGCAAGGGTCTTTTGAATACTCCACTCACCTCATACACTCTTTGTCAGTCTTTAATCCATATatgtttttactttcaagttcAAACCATTCCCTCACAGAAAGAGGCctgaatatgcagcctaagGTTCCTTCCTTTGACTCATGCACAGAAGGTCCCTCTCAGTCATTCAGggattttaatttatttgtgcTGGTCTTAATGTGTGAATACCAGATTGTTGAtcagtttcaatcagggtctgcaCCTGAAGACTAGCCTCTTTCCAAGTTCATTTACAATTCAGTTCTCTACCCCTCTTTCACCTAGGCCCAGCAACACAAAGGTTCAGTGCATttaattgtaaatttgaaagaacaattctgattggttcctcgtCAGTCTACTGAACAAAATGCGCATGCATCAATAAACTTGATAGGCCACTTCATTTAGTAATtcatcactaacctttgtgttacagggccaAAGTTGCATTGAAAGTGTTAATATGGTGTATGTATCTTTAAATTGCAGAAATAagattttatataattttaaaggattttattttaattttattaattatatcATTCTAGTCTTGAGAGAATGGATTCATATAAAAGGGAGGTTTGGCATGAACATTACTCCCATTGGCATCAAATAAGCACTAGTTATAACGCATTTTGCTTCTGACAAACTAAACTTACATATTTGGAtgacaaacatttttttcttgataccCCCTTTGgatcattttttatgaaatcCTAGATCTGCTCTTAGTAGAGGCAGAGGGAAAGGGGGCATACACAATGGAGggggaagaagaagataaagaaaaaaaaaggggggggggttgattaaagaaaagaaaaagataataaagtaaaataatataagaaaaaaaggagagaaaaagggggaaaagcaatattgataaaaggaaggaaagaaaagaaaaagtagATAAAATAGTACCCCATTTTCTACCAATGAAAGCCCTATAGCTCATTACAGTGGAGGCGAAATAACCAAACAAAACAGGTCACATTATACAGTGAGttacaagaaatatatatttacagcAATGTTTACCAGCAACGGTATGAAATGCAAGAATATGGAATTGCTTTTGGCTCTTAAACCTACACAAAGTTCATATTGTCAGATGTCATTGTAAAGTTACAGCTTTTAATGCTCTCATATCATGGgccatgtaggcctattcataaaatgtacaatcatattttataattacaatttaTGCTAATTCAAAAGTCTTTGGCAAGGTGTAAACTATAGTTTCAACCaattgtaaatacatgtattgacTGCATTGCGAGGGACAAACTGTCCATAATATATGGGCAGTTGAAGTGACCCGTCTGCTATTTTGCAGTCATACGCTAGTATAAAAGTCTATGCATAGTCCTAGAAACAAAACCAACGTATCATTAGAATTCGAATTATTTATACTTCCAAATGGTAAATTGTTAAATGTATTAGCTGATATATCTATCATATCAACAGAAATAACAGTTTTGATACAACTACTATATTTGAGCATATTAGAGACTTACACTTGTCTAAAGATGCTTTTGAAACGCTACTGTTTCTGCAGTGGGTAGACTCTTCTGCCAAATTGGTTTAGTGGGGACAAAACTCCATAACCTTCTCCGGATGggcgactggtgaccctttctaaTAGGAACTACATCCATACCAATTAAAATCTGGTGTGTATTATttgccacaagaaaggatcaccagtcattcatgAAGTCACTCGTAGCTTATGGTCAGCTTGATGAAACACCCACATGGATTCCTTGTAAAAACTCACCAATACAAGGTACCTACTGGTAAAAAGGAAACTGTATTCTGAACAGTTTGCCTCACAACAGGGgggtgagtggtcacaaataaaaagatctgaaaaaagctgaagagtgttgaaaaatctgaaatagaaagagctcccatactttttgtacagaggaaagccaaaaataagctgaaattaagctgaaaatcaaaacccCCAAAATCGGGAATCGGATAAAAATCTGATCTCTCACACCCCTGTCACAATCAATTACAAGAGAGGTGATCATTGTTTTCAAGATTTTACTGTACCTGTTAGTTTACAAGAAAAGGGAGCTTATGGTTAGGATGGATGTTTTTACAATGATGTAATTGACAACTGAACCATTTGCACATGTATTACTGTAGTTAATGCTCCCAGGTCAACATACCACACCTTGGTTGAGTGCGGCACAGCATGGAAACTCCCTTGCTGACGGAAATGGACaacatggctgggattcaaatccagggcccattgcataaaagttaccattatggtagctttgccatgcaatggtaacttaTATGGGATCCTTATTTTGATTGGccgttgatcagcgttaccacggtagttaccattggatggtaaaGCTACCAAATAATAGTAATTTCATTCAACGGGGCCTCATGACCCACTGTTTCTGAGAGTCAGAGGACAGAAACACTTTAGTACACCTAATGACAGTACAGTTGTAGTTCACTGCCAAATTAAAAGCATCCGTCATCCAAACGAAAGCTTGTGAGCAAtattcagaatatatatatatatatatatcaatcttCAAGATTAATTTGGCATGCATCTACAAAGTCACCATTTCTAGAAGCAGTTGTCCTACACTTTCACTGACACTGGGCTCAGGTACTTGATACATGCTGGCCTCAGATACTTGATAAACATTGTCGTTGGTCAAGTGTTCTTGATGATGAACTGGACCATCGTTGGCAGTGTCTGCAGACCTTGAGTCTGATGGTAAAAGTGGCCCTTCAGCAGATTTATTGACTAGGGGTTCATCTTCAACTAACTTGGTTGCTTCAAGTCTTGCATtggtcttcatttttttcagaatgacCTTGTGCTTTACTTTGAGATGTTTCCTTAGTTGTGGCAGGTCTATAAAACCTACAGAACAAATTTCACATTCATGGCGTTTCTTATCCTGGTGGGTAAACATGTGCTTGGTTAGGTTACCTTTtgtcaaaaatgatttttgacaaaTAGCACACGTATGTGACCTGACATTGTTATGCCAATCCATATGAACCTTCAACTTGCATTGATCTCGGAAACGCTTATCACACAGTGTACAAGCAAAACGCTTCAACGTTGGGTCATTGAAATGGAGCTTCTTATGACAATTCAGGTTGGACGTGCGCTTGAATTTCTTCCCGCAAACATCACAAGAGTACTTGTAAACAAGGGAGTGGACAGTGTCAGTGTGCTGTTTCAAGATCTGTGGAGTCTTGAAAGTTGCTCCGCAATGTTCACAAAGGCATTGACAGGCACCTGAATGGACAAGTTCCTTGTGTGATTTCAGTTGATGAGGACGGAGGAAGGCTTTTCCACATTCTCCACATTTATATTTCCGTCCTAGTTCGTGGTCTTCTATATGCCACTTTAAATACTTTTCATTTGCAAATACCTTCTCACAGAGGTGGCAGGGGTACTTCAACTTGTTGTGAACACATTTGATATGACTCTCCAGTGTTTTTTTGCTCGAAAGCAACTTACCACACGTTTCACATTTGAATTTCTCAGCATGCCAGTCCATATGAAGAATGTGATCGTACTTCGACAAGAAGGACTTATTGCATTCCTTGCAGTGATATTTCTGCCGTTTGTTTCTGTCCATATGGGTTTTGATGTGAGTtgtgtatattgatttgttcAAAAACATTTTATCACATGTACTGCATGTGAACTCCCGATACCTGCTTTCTTTATGACAATCAAACATGTGCTTGTGGTATTGATAAGCCTTTTTAAATTCCATATCACAGAGCAAGCATCTAAAAATGCTTTCTTTACTCTCTGATTTTGAACTAATGGTggagttacatgtattttggtcacatacctttcttcccttttcaaTTCTAACATTCTTTTGATCAATTTCTTCACTCGGCTCAAGCATGACTTCCGGGGTGTCATCAACAATCGGGTCAGTGAGAACCTCACTTTTCATATTATCATTTGTAGGGCTAGAGGGGGTACATGTATCTACATTCTCATCAGTAAATCCCTTGTCATCACTGCTCTCAGAGTTAGCTAATGAATGGTCATTCTCTTCTAATAGTCTAGCTTCACTGAGCTCATACTCTGGCCACACAGTCGGTCTTTCATTGTCTTTACATTCCGTCTTCTCTTCCCTCACAATTTCATCTTCACCAACTTCCACTAAAGCACGTCTTTCACAATTGGATTTAGCATCTAAGGCTTCTAGCTTTTGATGATCATTAGAAGTACAGTTCTGTGGTGCTATATCTACATTAGAAACCACAGCTGTCTTACTAGATCTTGTCTGCCTGCTGGAAGAACTGAATTCATTCCTATcgtcctttttattttttttaagacggACACACAGTCTCTTTAATTTCGGAGGTGCAACTGCTATGTTGCTTCTGGTTCGTTTCATTTTCTGTACACTCCCttcaccctttttctttctccctgaCACTTTTtgcctctttctttctcctctagATTTCTTGAGGCCTTGCCGTCTGTGTGATTCCTTCTTGGATGTCTTAATTTTCATACCTTTTTGAATTTTGGTACTTTCCAATTCTTCAAGTTTTACAATAACATCATGAGGGGTCATTTTATGATCAATGCGTAAATGCGAAATTAGCTTAAGCTTCCAGAGAAAAGACTTTGTGCATTGATCGCAATTGTACACATACTTTATGGGATCCTCAGAACAATCGTTCACTTTGTGCAGATCTAATTCCCAGGTGCTGTGTAGGATGGCATGGCAATTAGGACATGGATGCTCCTCGCTTGGTTGTTGAGTTGCACTTCTATCATCCTCCTTTGCAGTTactgtatcatcatcatcatcatcatcactaggtTCGCTTATCCATGCtgaataattttcattgtcCCCATCATCACCACAGTCGATTGGCGCATCTTTGGAACTGCTTGCTTGTGAAGCAGACGTCAAGGCACCTGATTGCTCTCTGCTACCGATGTCCTCATTCTTTATCAGTGGGGGATCTGCTGTATCAGGACCATCATGTTTTGTCTCCAAACCACAGTCGATTGGCACATCTTTGGAACTGCTTGCTTGTGAAGCAGACGTCAAGGCACCTGATTGCTCTCTGCTACCGATGTCCTCATTCTTCATCGGTGGGGGATCTGCTGTATCAGAACCACCGTGTTCTGTCTCCAAAAGCGGTCTGTCCTCAAATTGGACGGACACTaagaaagcaaaagaaaagaacaaatgTTTCTTAAGATACCTTCCATGCTTAACAATATTCCACAGATTATTGAATCCATCCGTACTGGTTCAAAGATGACCAGTGAGTGGCAACTTGGCTCCTCCACTGCACcaatttaccaaattatgaataataaaattCTATACCTACTCCATTTTACATTTGTATATATTCTATTAATAATTATGGCCAGTTTGTTAGtttaaaagtgaaaaatgaGTAAGGAAAATCACGACCAACTTGTTTTTTCTGTAGTTTTTTAAATACAACCTGATGTACTGTTTCTTTTATCCACAGAAAACATGACAGAGATGGGTCAatgaaattgtaaattttgaatgaaagaTAAAATTCCTTCCCATCTAATGGATGGTTTACTGCAAGTTTGAACAAGcaaatttctgttattttaTCTGTCAAGCAAAATGTTATATGATGTAAACGATTCAAGTATTTTTCTTAAACATAAACTTACCTCGTCTCCCAGATTGTATGTGATCACTGCTAGACTGAAAAGTGATTCTCACAGCTCCAAGCTGCACCAAAAAAGAAACTGCTGCATCTTTctctgaaaaaaaggaagagaagattacataaaaatattctccaagaacaaaaaaattagctGGGTAAAATATCCTGTGTATCAGAAATGCAGCGATTTGTTGTTAATGTCAACATGTCAATTTAATTGAAACTcagtttatgtacatgtatgaacagacAGGTTACTCAGCCGGttctaggacaactaccccctggacaatcacccccggacaactaccccccggacaattaccccccgaggacaattaccccccggacaattacccccccggacaattaccccccggacaattaccccccggacaattaccccccagacaattaccccccggacaactaccccccggacaactacccccggacaactaccccccggacaactaccccccggacaattaccccccggacaactacccccggacaattaccccccagacaattaccttcagaaaatccccccttctctccagcatcaatgttagaattaggcgggacccattgtaagttttggtcggtggcacaggtttccgaaatattttctactttatcttacgttaataactttttctttctcttttatattgctctttctcctgttctctcactttcttcttttttcctgttttgtttttatttagcggcaccttctgcatcatgaaaaatgggggggggggcttgcacccgaaacctcccgtttggctatgcatatatacatcagaaaatttgtaaactggccctcattctaaattttcatagaacaattgaaccCGATTAGTCATAATAGtcacaaatgctgaatatctctgattccaactgatctgatttttaaaaatatttattttgggtttaatgATCGTTTACTCAACctgttttacaattattttaatcatattttgttgactGCGTAAGTGTTTTTCATGGCaaacttatttgtttttgtctttttatatattaagttttaCAATTCATCGTGTAAATTTAGCGGTCTAGACTTAATTGATGTAGTTTGTAGATTTCTATAGGTGTTTTTTCATAGATGTACATTGTCTTCAATTACTGATgtaaggaccccattggaaataagccatctcggctttcatgggtaatcctgtcaaggtatacaCTTCTGTTTATAATTTCCTTGTACTTGTTCATTGttacctgacaaataaaatcaatcaatcaatcaatttcaggtaagaaatcaggcaaatagataaaacgttaaaaaaacacctttataggtagaaatattgaaagtcgataACACAAAGTTCTATgaacactaacactgtcaagtagacctataaatctgtttttttttaacagttcaactaacaagaagctaagaattatgaaacaattggtgcacattccagattaagatgtggctttataacttaatacagtaagctaaaaaaactttatgcaaagataatacacacaagaacaccttgtaaattacaaggtgtttttgtgtgtattattcttgggtaagagcaattaaacattaaagaaggaaattaagtaccaaatttactaaattgtaaacaatatgacataatcaaatacagtgttttttctatacaaattggcaatcatgatagtatacaatttgtttaaggtgcattttaaggacggtttgtaagaatttataaagaagtaggcctatgcaaatcaaataatacgaCCGAGCATCGTGAGCtggaaatattaatatttagaccataaaacggacattttacagagcacttgaaaaatcaatttgtaaattcaaaaataatgaaagctcgatatccaagatgaaatatgttttgtatattgacttcgaaactttatattttaagctccatatcagcctatattgagcaagatattaatctcatcgaaaaagcaatgcgagcgcgaagcgcgagcggaaaatacttgataattcggtatgaaaatggtgaatttgagcactatctaaagcattgtgtatggaaattgtgaagtggatgtggaaagcacttaataaattatgcgagtgtgaagcgcgagctgatatcttcattattattttgacctaggacctggacattctaggtctaaggacattttgtcatcatatgaaaatgatgacaactttcttattcctcttcctgagcgcgatatgaaacatatgaaactgtgatattgtcgatattcttttctgaaaagggacaatttagttattaagaattcatgaaaattttattatcatatttattaaaggagaatgaaaatcttggagcaagttagcttttgtgaaagcagaaaaatcaaagaataagatcaacaaaagtttgagtaaaataggactagcaatagaagagttatgagcatttgaatgtcgagatcactaatgctatggagatcctcccattggcaatgcgaccaagatctatgatgtcacagatgaacaactctccccttttggacactgaaaatataccccaaaacatctcttttcgctcattctaatcatatgacaaacgattcatcaatgatataatgttgtgaaaccactgtacttgtcctctcataaagagaacacctcaccttgtgaaagactctataaaagtgagaatataagtgaaataagtactaaagtaatgagggagttgtacttgtgtgacatcacagatcttggtcgcattgccaatgggaggatctacatggcattagtgatctcaatattcaaatgctcataactttcttattattcattcaatcttcctcaaactttcaacaatatgtttctttgatttttctctttgatatggattcagctggtttcaagggtttcacattctcctttaatgtaataagcctaaatgagtaaaatgtgttgacactgaggcctgaaaactggatattttaagcacttttgtaatcatgaataggatttgtgagttgatatatttttaacaaaaatgcgagcgcgaatcgtgagacgaaatttttggtaaactgtcataaaaggggggttttaagtagtttgttatataact contains:
- the LOC129271075 gene encoding zinc finger protein Xfin-like, which produces MWDFVSPEDNEVLIDKFRTESKKVIDRWSLGSASTNEKDAAVSFLVQLGAVRITFQSSSDHIQSGRRVSVQFEDRPLLETEHGGSDTADPPPMKNEDIGSREQSGALTSASQASSSKDVPIDCGLETKHDGPDTADPPLIKNEDIGSREQSGALTSASQASSSKDAPIDCGDDGDNENYSAWISEPSDDDDDDDTVTAKEDDRSATQQPSEEHPCPNCHAILHSTWELDLHKVNDCSEDPIKYVYNCDQCTKSFLWKLKLISHLRIDHKMTPHDVIVKLEELESTKIQKGMKIKTSKKESHRRQGLKKSRGERKRQKVSGRKKKGEGSVQKMKRTRSNIAVAPPKLKRLCVRLKKNKKDDRNEFSSSSRQTRSSKTAVVSNVDIAPQNCTSNDHQKLEALDAKSNCERRALVEVGEDEIVREEKTECKDNERPTVWPEYELSEARLLEENDHSLANSESSDDKGFTDENVDTCTPSSPTNDNMKSEVLTDPIVDDTPEVMLEPSEEIDQKNVRIEKGRKVCDQNTCNSTISSKSESKESIFRCLLCDMEFKKAYQYHKHMFDCHKESRYREFTCSTCDKMFLNKSIYTTHIKTHMDRNKRQKYHCKECNKSFLSKYDHILHMDWHAEKFKCETCGKLLSSKKTLESHIKCVHNKLKYPCHLCEKVFANEKYLKWHIEDHELGRKYKCGECGKAFLRPHQLKSHKELVHSGACQCLCEHCGATFKTPQILKQHTDTVHSLVYKYSCDVCGKKFKRTSNLNCHKKLHFNDPTLKRFACTLCDKRFRDQCKLKVHMDWHNNVRSHTCAICQKSFLTKGNLTKHMFTHQDKKRHECEICSVGFIDLPQLRKHLKVKHKVILKKMKTNARLEATKLVEDEPLVNKSAEGPLLPSDSRSADTANDGPVHHQEHLTNDNVYQVSEASMYQVPEPSVSESVGQLLLEMVTL